Part of the Chrysiogenia bacterium genome is shown below.
TGAGCAAGGAGAATGCGGCGGTCGTGCCCGTTGTCTTGGTAGCCTGGGAGTGGCTGCTCGGGCCCGAAGAGGCGCCAGCGGCACGAAAGCGACGCTTCCTGTGGCTACTGGCTGCTTGCGCCCCGCCGGTCGCCATGGCGGGAATTTATGCGGCCACCAGCAGCAATCATTTTGCCCTTGGCGCGCTTCCCAATCGGGATTTCACCCTGTGGGAACGAACTCTCTCTGCTCCCCGGATGTATCTGCGCTATGTCGGACTGCTCTTCTGGCCCTATCCGCAGGCACTCGATTACGGGCTCCAGCCAAGCCGCTCGTTCCTGGATCCCTGGACAACCCTGCCCGCGTGGGCTGCCATGGGCGCGGTGCTGGCCGCCATCTGGAAATGGCGGGGCCGCTGGCCAATCGCGGCCTTTGCCGTGCTGGCCTTCGTTCTGGCGCTCGCCCCGGAGAGCACCTTCCTCAACCTCGAACTCTTCTACGAGCACCGGCTCTACCTGCCCAGCGTCTTTGTTCTCCCGCTTGTCCCGTGGGGCGTGCAGGCGTTGCTGGGAAGATTTCGCATGGACGCGCGCGGCGTTGCGGCTGCGATGGGGGTTCTGCTCGCTCTGGCCGCGGGGCGGACCTGGGCGCGCAATCTGGACTGGGGAGACGAGATCCGGCTCATGGAGAAGAATGTTGTGGCCTATCCCGATAACCACCGCGCCCGCGAGAACCTAGCAATGAGCCTGCGCCTGGCAAAGCGCCTCGAAGAGGCGGAAGCGCAAGCCCGTGAGGCGATTGAGATTGCGCCAGGATCGGCAAGAGCATACATGGTGCTCGGCGAAATCTTGATTGACGAGGGGGATAGCCAACAGAGCAGAGCCTCATTGCAGAAGGCATTACAGCTTGATTCCAGTCTCATTCGGGCAAAGCTCGCGCTGGCGAAATCTTTCGGTACGGGCGGTGATCACGAGCAAGCCCTGCGCTATGCGCGAGAGGCCGTGGCGGAAAACTCGAGACACCCTGAAGCTCAGCTCTATCTGGGAATTGAGCTGATGGAACTCAAGGAATTCGAGAAGGCCATCTCTCATTTCAGGATCGCGGCTGAACTTGATCCGAAGAGCAAGGATGCTGTCTACAATCTGGGGCTGGCGTATGCCCAGGCAGGCAATGAGCAAGCTGCAATTGATGCGTGGAGACGCGCCGACGAAATCGCGCCGAACCAGCCGGACGTGCTGCGAAATCTCGGCATTGCCCTCCATCGGCAGGGAGACCGGGCACAGGCCATGTTATATTTTCAGAAGGCCTGTATCGCGGGGGATCAGCAGAGCTGCGGCATTGTGCAGCGTAGATAGTGCTTTCTCGATGTAAATTCTGCGGTCCATCTCGGTTCATTTCGGACCATCGTGGACCATCGTGGGTCACGCCCCTTGATCGGTCGACGACAATCCCCATACTGGGAATGGACGTCCTGCTTGGGCGAGGGTGAGGTGCTGCGATGACAAGCAACCCGATGCGATTCCTGATTCTTCCTTTTCTGATCCTTGCCGCGATGCTCGTGCGGCCGGGACCGGCGCGAGCTGCGGAGTTCAGTTCCGCAGGGGTGGTGCCGGTTGTCGGAAAGAACTGCAAGGAAAGCGGCGTGCAAAAATCCCCCGACGGCGTGTTCGCCCTCTATGTTTTTTGTGATGATGCGGCGGGTGTGCATGTAGGCATTGTGTGCGTGAAGCTGGAGTGCGAGCGCTACGTGAGATGGGACGCGGCAAATCGGTTCTGGCAGGAAAAGGAATGGGCTTCCGATGTCAGGGAATACGTGTGGCTGGATGGTGGTTCGCGCCTGTTGGTTGGTACTTCCGAGATTTACGGGACCGGGCTGTGCTATGTCCTGGACATTCCCACTCGATTGGCTACCGCTCTGAAATTGCCCGAAGAACTCGGAAAGTATGTCGAGTGTTCGATTAAGGCCATTTCGAACGACGGCAGCAAAGCGCAGGTTCAGGTCGCCGTGCCGCATGCCCGGCACGACATCGAGGTTGAGATTCCCCCGGCGCCATCCCGCTAGGCGCCCGTGTTGACTCCCCGGACCTTTGGACCCATTTTTGGCCCCGCGATGAGTGAGCGATCCGCACAACCCGGTTCCCCCGAGCTCTCCGCGGCAGAGGCCGAGGATCTCGACCGCGTGCGCGTGGCGGGCGGGGCCCGCGCAGCGAGCGAGACAAACGCGGAAGCCGCCGCCGGCGGCAAGCGGCTGTATCTGGAGACCTACGGGTGTCAGATGAATGATCGCGATTCCGACACGCTGGTGTCCCTGCTGGCGGCGCACGGCTACGGGCTCACCGACGATCCGGCGGTTGCCGATCTCATCTGCGTGAACACGTGCAGCGTGCGCGCCAAGGCCGAGGACAAGACCTGGTCGGAGCTCGGGCGCTACCGCGTGCTCAAGGAAGAGAACCCGGCGCTTCGCATCGCCATGGTGGGCTGCGTCGCCCAGCAGGTGGGCGAGGACGCGGTGGGCCGCGCGCGCTATCTCGACCTGGTGGTCGGCACCCACAACATCCACGCGCTGCCCGAGATGCTTGCCGAGCGCGAGCGCACCGGCCGCCCGGTGGTGCGCGCGGATTTTCACGCCGAAGAGCAGAAGATCTTCCGCCCCGCCGAGATCGATGCGTCGGGGCGGCTGCAGGCCTTTGTGAACATCATGGTGGGCTGCGACCACCAGTGCACCTACTGCATCGTGCCCATGACGCGCGGCCCCGAGATCTCGCGGGCTCCAGGTGACGTGCTCTCCGAGGTGCGCGCGCTGGCGGGGCAGGGCGTCAAAGAGATCATGCTGCTCGGCCAGAACGTGAACTCCTACGGCAAGCAGTGGGCCCACCTTGGAAAAGAAGGAGGCCCCGACTTCGGCGAGCTCGTCTTCGAAGTCGCCAAAGTCGAGGGCGTGGAGCGCATCCGCTTTACCTCGCCGCACCCGATGAACGTGGGCGAGACGCTCTACCGCGCCTTTGCCGCGTGCGAGAAGCTCCAGCCGCACATTCATCTGCCGCTGCAATCGGGAAGCGACGCGGTGCTGCGCCGCATGAAGCGCGAGTACAAGGTGGAAAAATTTCTCGAAGTGGTCGAGAAACTGCGCGCGGCGCGACCGGGAATTTCGATTACGACCGACATCATCGTGGGCTTTCCCGGCGAGAGTTCCGAAGACTACGAGGCAACCCTCGCCGTGATGGAGCGCGTGCGTTTCGATGGCGCCTACTCCTTTGCCTACTCAAAACGCCCCGGAACGCCTGCCCTGAAGCTTGACGGGGACGTTCCGGCGGAGTTGGCGAAGGAGCGCCTTCGTCGGTTACAATCCCTGCAGGAAGAGATCAGCGCCGAAGTCGCCCGCAACATGGTGGGCCGCGTGGAGCAGGTGCTGGTCGAAGGGCGCAGCCGCCGCCGCGAGGACCAGGTGAGCGGGCGCGCCGGCAGCAACTGGACCGTCAACTTCGACGGTCCTCCCTCGCTCATCGGCCAGGTGGTGGCCGTCGAGATCACCGAGGGGCTTCCCCACACCCTGCGCGGCAGGCTGGTCTGATTTTTTGGGGCGCGCATCGAGAGCGTGCCCACGCCGCCCGGAGCAATTTCCGCGCGCCGCCCATCAGGCGCGCAAGGCAAGGAACCATGAAGCGCGAAGTCGAAATCTCCGCCCTGACCCTGGACCCCAACACCAACTCGCCGGTGGTGGTGCTCAAGGACAAGAGCGGCCCGGACTCGATCCCCATCTGGATCGGATTCGTGGAGGCCAGCGCCATTGCCATGGAGCTGGAAAAAGTCGAAGTGGGCCGGCCGCTCACCCACGATCTTGCCAAGAACATCCTGACCGAGCTTGGCGCGCGACTGGCTTCGATCGAAGTCAGCGATCTCAAGGACAACACCTACTTCGCGACGCTCAATCTCGAGCGCGCCGGTGAATC
Proteins encoded:
- a CDS encoding tetratricopeptide repeat protein, with amino-acid sequence MTSTVAAFALTASVSVISALGGFFLFDDYPSIVHNQAVTLFDPGSLHSWWLAAFGSPATLRPVSYLSFAIQWWFSPENPAAMRVVNILLHTGAAVFVYLGLREGLRLLRESVETADERLALLGALLWALHPVQTQPVNFIVQRMTLLAGLFAVATFWLYFRGRRTGQRRWYAWAAGAYGLALLSKENAAVVPVVLVAWEWLLGPEEAPAARKRRFLWLLAACAPPVAMAGIYAATSSNHFALGALPNRDFTLWERTLSAPRMYLRYVGLLFWPYPQALDYGLQPSRSFLDPWTTLPAWAAMGAVLAAIWKWRGRWPIAAFAVLAFVLALAPESTFLNLELFYEHRLYLPSVFVLPLVPWGVQALLGRFRMDARGVAAAMGVLLALAAGRTWARNLDWGDEIRLMEKNVVAYPDNHRARENLAMSLRLAKRLEEAEAQAREAIEIAPGSARAYMVLGEILIDEGDSQQSRASLQKALQLDSSLIRAKLALAKSFGTGGDHEQALRYAREAVAENSRHPEAQLYLGIELMELKEFEKAISHFRIAAELDPKSKDAVYNLGLAYAQAGNEQAAIDAWRRADEIAPNQPDVLRNLGIALHRQGDRAQAMLYFQKACIAGDQQSCGIVQRR
- the miaB gene encoding tRNA (N6-isopentenyl adenosine(37)-C2)-methylthiotransferase MiaB; the protein is MSERSAQPGSPELSAAEAEDLDRVRVAGGARAASETNAEAAAGGKRLYLETYGCQMNDRDSDTLVSLLAAHGYGLTDDPAVADLICVNTCSVRAKAEDKTWSELGRYRVLKEENPALRIAMVGCVAQQVGEDAVGRARYLDLVVGTHNIHALPEMLAERERTGRPVVRADFHAEEQKIFRPAEIDASGRLQAFVNIMVGCDHQCTYCIVPMTRGPEISRAPGDVLSEVRALAGQGVKEIMLLGQNVNSYGKQWAHLGKEGGPDFGELVFEVAKVEGVERIRFTSPHPMNVGETLYRAFAACEKLQPHIHLPLQSGSDAVLRRMKREYKVEKFLEVVEKLRAARPGISITTDIIVGFPGESSEDYEATLAVMERVRFDGAYSFAYSKRPGTPALKLDGDVPAELAKERLRRLQSLQEEISAEVARNMVGRVEQVLVEGRSRRREDQVSGRAGSNWTVNFDGPPSLIGQVVAVEITEGLPHTLRGRLV